The following proteins come from a genomic window of Synergistota bacterium:
- a CDS encoding 2-isopropylmalate synthase — protein MGDDGVIIFDTTLRDGEQAAGINLNIAEKLQIAHQLSRLRVDVIEAGFPAASEGDFEAVKRIAQEVKGPIIAGLARARKEDIKAAYEAVKYSDRPRIHTFIATSDIHMQYKLKMSREQVFEAVKEAVTYARSLVDDVEFSAEDASRSDLDFLVQIFRLALDCGATTLNIPDTVGYAYPGEFGEFVRAIIERVDGGKTAIWSVHCHNDLGLAVANSLAGIRAGARQVECTINGLGERAGNAALEEIVMALKTRKDIFGLDTRIDTQRLYETSRLVSRLTGVIVPPNKAIVGANAFSHESGIHQHGVLCNRATYEIMRPEDVGFPGTRLYLGKHSGRHAFKKRLEEMGFNLDEESFERAFKLFKELCDRKEIVTDSDIEAFIADEIIGVSASKRFELKGFSLVIDNGGKATATVTLLENGLEKVDAAVGNGPVDASYKAIKRIVGIDPVLKSYRIEATSERSDALGEAVITLQYDNFTVVGRGTSTDIIEASIKAYVNALNRLFAAASLKGVELS, from the coding sequence ATGGGTGATGATGGGGTTATTATTTTCGACACGACCCTGAGGGACGGAGAGCAAGCAGCAGGTATCAATCTTAACATAGCTGAGAAGCTCCAGATTGCTCATCAATTATCGCGTTTAAGGGTAGATGTAATAGAGGCAGGTTTTCCTGCAGCTTCAGAGGGGGATTTTGAAGCAGTTAAGAGAATAGCTCAGGAAGTTAAAGGACCTATAATAGCAGGGTTAGCTCGTGCTCGTAAAGAAGATATAAAGGCAGCTTATGAGGCAGTTAAATACTCTGATAGACCGAGGATTCATACATTTATAGCTACAAGCGATATTCATATGCAGTATAAACTTAAAATGTCGCGAGAGCAAGTCTTTGAAGCTGTTAAAGAGGCAGTTACTTATGCTAGGAGTTTAGTTGATGATGTCGAATTTTCAGCTGAAGACGCAAGTAGATCGGATTTGGATTTCCTTGTCCAAATCTTTAGGTTGGCCTTAGATTGTGGTGCGACTACTTTGAACATTCCAGATACGGTAGGTTATGCTTATCCAGGTGAGTTTGGGGAGTTTGTTCGGGCTATCATAGAGAGAGTTGACGGTGGGAAAACTGCCATATGGTCAGTTCATTGTCATAATGATCTTGGGCTTGCTGTAGCTAATTCCCTTGCTGGGATTAGGGCTGGAGCTCGTCAGGTTGAGTGTACTATAAATGGTCTCGGAGAGAGAGCAGGAAATGCTGCATTAGAGGAGATAGTTATGGCATTGAAAACTAGAAAGGATATATTTGGGTTGGATACTAGGATAGATACTCAAAGACTTTATGAGACAAGCAGGCTTGTTTCGAGACTTACAGGTGTGATTGTTCCTCCTAATAAGGCTATAGTTGGTGCTAATGCCTTTTCTCATGAATCTGGAATTCATCAGCATGGGGTTCTTTGTAATAGAGCTACTTATGAGATAATGCGCCCAGAAGATGTGGGCTTTCCTGGAACTCGCTTATATTTAGGTAAGCACTCTGGTAGGCATGCTTTTAAGAAACGTCTAGAAGAGATGGGGTTTAACTTAGATGAAGAATCTTTTGAGAGGGCTTTTAAACTATTTAAGGAGCTTTGTGACAGGAAGGAGATAGTTACAGATAGTGATATAGAGGCCTTCATTGCTGATGAAATTATAGGTGTTTCTGCGTCAAAGAGATTTGAGCTTAAGGGTTTTTCCCTGGTTATAGACAATGGGGGTAAGGCTACCGCTACAGTAACTCTTCTTGAAAATGGTCTTGAAAAAGTGGATGCTGCTGTTGGAAATGGTCCTGTCGATGCTTCTTATAAGGCTATAAAAAGAATAGTTGGTATAGATCCTGTTTTGAAGAGTTATAGAATAGAAGCTACAAGTGAGCGTTCTGATGCGCTTGGCGAAGCGGTTATAACTCTCCAGTATGACAACTTTACCGTGGTTGGTAGAGGTACAAGCACGGATATTATAGAAGCGAGTATAAAGGCGTATGTTAACGCCTTAAACAGACTCTTTGCCGCCGCCTCGCTTAAAGGAGTGGAGCTTAGCTAA
- the ilvC gene encoding ketol-acid reductoisomerase, with the protein MAEVLYDKDADLSLLKGKKVAILGYGSQGHAHAQNLRDSGVDVVVGLYNGSRSWEIAKNDGFDVRKVDEATKVADIVMFLIPDSVQADVYKTYVKDNLKLGAAMGFSHGFTIHYHQIEPPPNVDVFMVAPKGPGHLVRRMYKEGKGVPALLAVHQDASGKAKQIGLAYASAIGAGRAGVIVTTFAEETETDLFGEQAVLCGGVSELIKAGFEILVEAGYQPEIAYFECLNELKLIVDLIYEGGLSWMRYSVSDTAKYGDLIAGNYIINEDVRNRMRELLKRVKDGSFAKDWILENQCGRPRFKAWLAKEREHLIEKVGSKLREMMPWLENKKPPV; encoded by the coding sequence ATGGCAGAAGTTTTATACGATAAGGATGCGGACTTATCCCTTTTAAAAGGGAAAAAGGTAGCGATTTTAGGGTATGGTAGCCAAGGGCATGCTCATGCGCAAAACCTAAGAGATAGCGGTGTTGATGTGGTAGTTGGGCTTTATAATGGGAGTAGATCTTGGGAGATTGCAAAAAATGATGGATTTGACGTTAGGAAAGTGGACGAGGCTACTAAGGTTGCAGACATAGTTATGTTCCTTATTCCGGATAGCGTTCAAGCAGATGTTTACAAGACATATGTGAAGGATAATTTAAAGCTTGGTGCTGCAATGGGCTTCTCTCATGGGTTTACTATTCACTATCATCAGATAGAGCCTCCTCCGAACGTTGATGTTTTCATGGTAGCCCCTAAAGGTCCTGGTCATTTAGTTAGAAGGATGTATAAGGAGGGAAAAGGTGTTCCAGCTTTGCTGGCTGTACATCAGGATGCTTCGGGTAAAGCTAAGCAGATCGGTTTAGCCTATGCAAGTGCCATAGGTGCAGGTCGTGCAGGAGTTATTGTAACTACATTTGCTGAGGAAACAGAAACGGATCTTTTTGGTGAACAGGCTGTCTTATGTGGTGGGGTTAGCGAGCTTATTAAAGCTGGTTTCGAAATACTTGTTGAAGCGGGTTATCAGCCGGAAATTGCATATTTTGAATGTTTGAATGAGCTTAAGCTTATAGTTGATCTTATATATGAGGGTGGGCTTTCCTGGATGAGGTACTCGGTTAGCGATACTGCTAAGTACGGAGACTTGATAGCTGGAAATTATATTATAAATGAAGATGTGAGAAATCGAATGAGGGAGCTTCTTAAAAGAGTTAAAGACGGGTCTTTTGCAAAGGATTGGATTCTTGAAAATCAGTGTGGAAGGCCGCGCTTTAAGGCTTGGCTTGCTAAAGAAAGAGAGCATCTTATAGAGAAGGTAGGATCTAAACTTAGAGAGATGATGCCTTGGCTTGAAAACAAAAAGCCACCAGTATAG
- the ilvB gene encoding biosynthetic-type acetolactate synthase large subunit, with translation MSEERMTGAAAVLRCLELENVRVAFGLPGGAIMPFYDELYKRKSFKHILVRHEQSAAHAADGYARVSKEVGVCIATSGPGSTNLVTGIATAYMDSVPLVAIVGQVATSLVGKDAFQETDIVGITLPIVKHSFKVKKFGDIYFAIRGAFYIAKTGRPGPVLVELPSDVQRQEGVFRGTDLNFRGYNPEGFWNLDKMPEAIEAILNCERPVILAGGGVIISNACTELLNLAEKLEIPVATTLMGKGAFPEEHWLSLGMVGMHGTPAANKALCEADLIVAIGVRFSDRSIGRPDKFANSAKVVHIDYDPAEVGKNVRPNIYLVGDARKIIKEIVDSVGKVDISRRREWLKKIADWKEELRFDLEYSGQVRPQHVLKAVMEITKGEAILTTEVGQNQMWAALYYKVNKPRRFITSGGLGTMGYGLPAAMGACIACGCEMPVFNIAGDGSFMMSVHELDTCARYNLPVKVLLLNNRALGMVRQWQELFFGKRYSETIFSKEPDYEGLARSLGAQGWTVREASQVRGAIERALETPGPVVVNFLIPQEEKVLPMMVPGGTLKDIITEESLERR, from the coding sequence ATGAGCGAGGAGAGAATGACAGGAGCTGCGGCTGTATTAAGATGTTTGGAGCTTGAGAATGTTAGAGTAGCTTTTGGCCTACCAGGTGGTGCTATAATGCCCTTTTATGATGAGCTTTATAAGAGAAAGAGCTTTAAGCATATTTTGGTTAGGCATGAGCAATCTGCAGCTCATGCAGCTGATGGTTATGCCCGTGTAAGTAAGGAAGTAGGTGTTTGTATTGCAACTTCTGGCCCAGGTAGTACTAACCTCGTTACCGGTATAGCAACAGCCTATATGGATTCTGTTCCTCTTGTTGCAATAGTTGGTCAAGTAGCTACTTCCCTTGTAGGGAAGGATGCTTTTCAAGAAACTGATATAGTTGGCATCACCTTACCAATAGTTAAACACAGCTTTAAAGTGAAAAAGTTTGGTGATATTTACTTCGCAATTAGAGGGGCTTTTTATATAGCTAAGACAGGGAGACCTGGTCCAGTTTTGGTTGAATTGCCATCGGATGTTCAAAGGCAGGAGGGGGTTTTTAGAGGGACGGATTTAAACTTCAGGGGATATAATCCAGAGGGTTTTTGGAATTTAGATAAGATGCCAGAAGCAATTGAGGCAATCCTGAATTGTGAAAGGCCGGTTATCTTAGCTGGAGGTGGAGTTATCATATCTAATGCTTGCACTGAGTTACTAAACTTGGCAGAGAAGCTTGAAATACCTGTAGCGACGACCTTAATGGGGAAGGGAGCTTTTCCTGAAGAACACTGGCTTTCTTTGGGAATGGTTGGAATGCACGGAACTCCAGCAGCTAATAAAGCTCTTTGTGAGGCCGATCTTATTGTTGCTATAGGTGTGAGATTTAGTGATAGAAGCATAGGAAGGCCTGATAAGTTTGCTAACTCAGCTAAGGTAGTTCATATAGATTACGATCCTGCGGAAGTGGGAAAGAATGTTAGACCGAATATTTATCTTGTTGGAGATGCTAGGAAGATCATCAAGGAGATAGTAGATTCTGTTGGTAAAGTTGATATAAGTCGTAGAAGGGAGTGGTTGAAGAAAATTGCTGATTGGAAAGAGGAGCTGAGATTTGACTTGGAATATTCTGGTCAGGTTAGACCTCAACATGTATTAAAAGCTGTTATGGAGATCACCAAAGGGGAAGCTATTTTAACTACAGAGGTAGGACAGAACCAAATGTGGGCGGCTCTGTACTACAAGGTAAATAAACCACGAAGATTTATAACTTCAGGAGGACTTGGAACGATGGGATATGGTCTTCCTGCGGCAATGGGAGCTTGTATAGCTTGTGGTTGTGAGATGCCGGTTTTTAATATTGCGGGGGATGGTAGTTTTATGATGTCCGTTCATGAGCTTGATACCTGTGCTCGCTATAACTTGCCTGTTAAGGTTCTTTTACTTAATAACAGGGCTTTAGGTATGGTTAGACAGTGGCAAGAGCTATTCTTTGGTAAGCGTTACTCTGAAACGATTTTTTCAAAGGAACCTGATTATGAAGGTTTGGCGAGGTCTTTAGGGGCTCAAGGCTGGACAGTCCGCGAAGCATCACAGGTTAGAGGTGCGATAGAAAGGGCTTTAGAGACACCAGGGCCTGTAGTTGTGAACTTTCTTATTCCCCAAGAGGAGAAGGTTTTACCGATGATGGTCCCTGGTGGTACTCTTAAAGATATCATAACTGAGGAAAGCCTTGAAAGGAGGTAG
- the ilvN gene encoding acetolactate synthase small subunit, which produces MRHVISIWTEDHPGVLCRIASLIFRRGYNVESLSVGRINGAGISRFTIVFEGDDEAVKQIIAQFRKLVEVIAVEDLTSGNFVERGLSLVKVEANAAKRLEVFQLVDVFRAHVIDVGEEGIVVEVTGDKDKINACISAFKPYGIREIACSGSVAMKRVGFNGG; this is translated from the coding sequence GTGAGGCATGTAATTAGTATTTGGACAGAGGATCACCCCGGCGTATTGTGTAGGATTGCTAGCTTGATTTTTAGACGGGGATATAATGTTGAAAGTTTAAGCGTTGGAAGAATAAATGGTGCTGGAATCTCTAGATTTACTATAGTTTTTGAAGGGGATGATGAGGCTGTAAAGCAAATTATTGCTCAATTTAGGAAGTTAGTAGAGGTTATAGCAGTTGAGGATTTAACTAGTGGAAACTTTGTTGAGAGGGGACTATCCTTGGTGAAAGTTGAGGCTAATGCTGCTAAAAGGCTGGAAGTGTTTCAACTTGTAGATGTTTTTAGAGCTCATGTGATAGATGTGGGTGAGGAAGGAATCGTTGTAGAAGTTACTGGTGATAAGGATAAGATAAATGCTTGTATTAGTGCTTTCAAACCTTATGGAATTAGAGAAATTGCCTGTAGTGGTAGTGTTGCTATGAAAAGAGTTGGTTTTAATGGAGGTTAG
- a CDS encoding BMC domain-containing protein, with the protein MSVKAHVILRPTDICLEIIKSRLRPRVDMGLEGCEALLLVQGSVAEIIEIVDIVTKVVNVKAAEIVGNCPQQFNTIVFWGSTADVEQAVVVLKERGKIA; encoded by the coding sequence TTGAGCGTAAAGGCTCACGTGATACTCAGGCCAACGGATATTTGTCTTGAAATAATTAAAAGTAGATTGAGGCCTAGGGTTGATATGGGTTTGGAAGGATGTGAAGCTTTGTTACTTGTTCAAGGAAGTGTTGCTGAGATAATAGAAATTGTTGATATAGTTACTAAAGTTGTTAACGTTAAAGCAGCAGAAATTGTGGGGAACTGCCCTCAACAGTTTAATACTATAGTCTTTTGGGGTAGCACTGCAGATGTAGAACAAGCAGTTGTTGTTCTCAAAGAGAGAGGAAAGATAGCATAA
- a CDS encoding EutP/PduV family microcompartment system protein — protein MKKRVMVIGSTGVGKTTLLEKLGLRNKRVKKTESVDVDAFSIDTPGEFLDIPRFYNALIVFSSKAKIVLLVVDAVDPKPFPSGISKVLRAVALGVINKIDLLYDGKELKIDLARKFLRDAGVKEVFEVSALTGFGLIELKKRIDDILAC, from the coding sequence ATGAAGAAAAGAGTGATGGTTATAGGCAGCACAGGTGTTGGAAAAACTACGCTTTTAGAGAAATTGGGGTTAAGGAATAAGAGGGTAAAAAAAACTGAGAGCGTCGATGTCGATGCTTTTTCAATAGATACTCCTGGTGAATTTCTGGATATACCTCGATTTTATAATGCCTTAATAGTGTTTTCATCAAAGGCGAAGATTGTTCTTCTCGTTGTGGATGCTGTGGATCCTAAGCCTTTTCCTTCAGGAATATCTAAGGTTTTACGTGCAGTTGCTTTAGGAGTTATAAATAAGATAGATCTGCTTTACGACGGTAAAGAGCTGAAAATAGATTTGGCAAGGAAGTTTTTAAGAGATGCAGGTGTCAAAGAAGTATTCGAGGTTTCAGCTTTGACCGGGTTTGGTTTGATTGAGTTAAAAAAAAGGATAGATGATATATTAGCTTGCTAA
- a CDS encoding BMC domain-containing protein, whose amino-acid sequence MTDEVKKLLNSNGKQRIVQEYVPGKQVTLAHIIRNPRDDICDRIGIDNKGAIGIMTITPGEGAIIAADIASKTAAVHIEFVDRFTGCVIISGDVSSVEVALYNVVKFLHEVLGFFPAKVTSS is encoded by the coding sequence GTGACGGATGAAGTTAAAAAGCTCTTAAATAGTAATGGGAAGCAACGTATAGTCCAGGAATATGTTCCTGGTAAACAGGTAACATTAGCCCATATTATAAGAAATCCACGTGACGATATTTGTGACAGAATAGGTATTGACAACAAAGGTGCTATTGGCATTATGACTATAACTCCCGGTGAGGGAGCTATTATAGCTGCTGATATAGCCTCTAAAACGGCTGCTGTTCATATCGAGTTTGTTGATAGGTTTACTGGTTGTGTAATTATAAGTGGAGATGTTTCCTCGGTAGAAGTGGCCCTTTATAATGTGGTGAAATTTTTGCATGAAGTACTTGGTTTTTTCCCTGCGAAGGTGACGTCTTCATGA
- the eutH gene encoding ethanolamine utilization protein EutH, producing MEAINQWIVNIMVFFMALGAIDRILGNRFGYGEKFEEGFNAMGALSLAMVGVVSLAPVLAKILRPVVVPIYTALGADPAMFATTLLANDMGGYPLAMQLALTKEAGLFAGLILGAMMGPTIVFTIPVALGIIKPEDRTPLAKGILAGMITIPLGCLAGGLTAGFPISMVLSNLVPIIIVAALIAIGLWLIPEKMIAGFKKFGVFIVAVITVGLASAIIETLTGVVVIPGMAPIWDGIQIIGSIAIMLAGAFPLVKFLTTVFNKPLMAVGKRLGVNDFAAAGFVATLANNIPMFQILDRMDEKGKILNCAFAVSAAFTFGDHLGFTAGVAKEMIFPMIVGKLTAGITAVMVANMIFGSKGK from the coding sequence GTGGAAGCGATAAATCAGTGGATAGTTAATATAATGGTTTTTTTCATGGCACTGGGAGCAATAGATAGGATATTAGGTAATCGTTTTGGTTATGGAGAGAAGTTCGAAGAGGGATTTAACGCGATGGGAGCTTTATCTTTAGCTATGGTGGGTGTTGTTTCGCTTGCACCTGTTTTGGCAAAGATATTAAGGCCTGTTGTTGTTCCTATATATACTGCGTTAGGTGCAGATCCTGCGATGTTTGCTACTACACTTCTAGCTAATGATATGGGTGGGTATCCCTTAGCTATGCAATTAGCCCTTACAAAGGAAGCTGGGTTATTCGCAGGTCTAATACTAGGTGCTATGATGGGTCCAACGATAGTTTTCACAATACCGGTGGCTTTGGGAATAATAAAGCCAGAAGATCGTACACCTTTAGCTAAGGGAATTCTTGCTGGGATGATAACTATACCTTTGGGATGCTTGGCTGGAGGCTTAACAGCTGGTTTTCCAATTTCTATGGTTCTTTCTAATCTTGTTCCTATAATCATAGTAGCTGCACTTATAGCTATAGGTTTGTGGCTTATTCCGGAAAAAATGATAGCTGGATTCAAAAAATTTGGGGTATTCATAGTAGCTGTTATCACTGTGGGATTAGCATCGGCTATCATTGAGACCCTTACAGGAGTAGTTGTGATTCCTGGTATGGCTCCTATATGGGATGGTATACAGATTATTGGCTCTATAGCGATAATGCTTGCGGGCGCATTTCCTTTAGTTAAGTTTCTTACGACGGTTTTCAATAAGCCTCTTATGGCTGTTGGAAAGAGATTAGGTGTTAATGACTTTGCTGCTGCTGGTTTTGTAGCTACATTGGCTAATAATATTCCTATGTTTCAGATCTTAGATAGAATGGATGAAAAAGGAAAGATTCTTAACTGTGCTTTTGCGGTGAGCGCAGCTTTTACATTCGGAGATCATCTGGGCTTTACTGCAGGTGTAGCAAAAGAGATGATTTTCCCTATGATAGTTGGAAAGCTTACTGCTGGTATAACGGCAGTTATGGTAGCTAATATGATTTTCGGTTCCAAAGGTAAGTGA
- a CDS encoding BMC domain-containing protein → MSTQIALGMIETKGLVGAIEAADAMVKAANVTLIGKEHVGGGLVVVMVRGDVGAVKAAVDAGAAAAKRVGELIAVHVIPRPHPEVELILPKLEEG, encoded by the coding sequence ATGTCGACACAAATAGCTCTTGGAATGATTGAAACTAAAGGTTTGGTTGGTGCAATAGAGGCTGCCGATGCAATGGTTAAGGCAGCAAATGTTACCTTGATAGGCAAAGAACATGTGGGGGGAGGACTTGTAGTAGTTATGGTTAGAGGTGATGTTGGGGCAGTTAAAGCGGCTGTTGATGCAGGAGCAGCTGCTGCTAAGCGTGTGGGAGAACTCATAGCAGTTCATGTCATTCCGAGACCGCATCCTGAGGTAGAGCTTATTTTGCCTAAGCTGGAAGAAGGTTAA
- a CDS encoding BMC domain-containing protein yields the protein MGKALGILESISIAKGIEAADAMVKVAPVKLYVAKTICPGKFLVMVGGDVAAVNSSVDRGVDVVREYKADAVVISGVHEEVLRALEGMTEIAAPKDFKTHWALGVIETFTVTACIYAADAAVKTGNIHLLEIRPAIGIGGKSFVTMIGDVSAVEAAINAGRDRIAGEGMILTFSIIPYISEYVLVNLI from the coding sequence ATGGGTAAGGCACTAGGAATATTAGAGAGTATAAGTATAGCTAAGGGAATAGAAGCTGCCGATGCAATGGTGAAGGTCGCACCAGTGAAGCTGTATGTTGCGAAGACTATATGTCCCGGAAAATTTCTAGTGATGGTGGGTGGAGATGTGGCGGCTGTTAATAGTTCTGTTGATCGTGGAGTAGATGTTGTAAGGGAGTATAAGGCAGATGCTGTGGTTATTTCGGGAGTCCATGAAGAGGTTCTCAGGGCTTTAGAGGGAATGACTGAAATTGCTGCTCCAAAAGATTTTAAAACTCATTGGGCATTGGGGGTTATAGAGACTTTTACTGTTACAGCATGTATATATGCTGCTGATGCTGCTGTAAAAACAGGGAATATCCATTTACTTGAGATTAGACCAGCTATAGGTATAGGGGGAAAGTCCTTTGTAACTATGATAGGGGATGTTAGTGCTGTGGAAGCTGCTATTAATGCTGGTAGAGATAGAATTGCTGGAGAGGGGATGATACTTACTTTTTCAATCATACCTTATATATCGGAGTATGTACTTGTCAATTTGATATAG
- a CDS encoding 4Fe-4S dicluster domain-containing protein yields the protein MLSRFDLGVRALEDLALILQEMGVVGAGGAGFPTYAKLRKEGINEYIANGAECEPLLWVTKELLAKKIFQFLEGFKILVDYVGAKRGVIALKGKYSSIVKLIKDSLSERNYAFDIFECGDYYPEGDEHVLVYEILRRPVPAAGIPIMVGAVVNNVETIYNVYRAFVERAPVIDKFITIGGDVRNPVTVRVPVGIKVKEVLDIIGINYDGKVLIEGGPMTGRVISPDVPVTKTTGGILIFEKGHPAVSQFTAPLDYILKRARTCCIQCRYCTDQCPRYLLGHDLEPHRIMISMAFDMGIEVRKSALLCSECGVCEAYSCPQLLSPRRVNQYIKAKLIQEGVRYPPKADIVVREDREYRKVPTKRLMMRIGIYEFDRYAPLLEDRIEAKEVTILMKQHIGVPATPIVSVGDYVVEGDVLGKVPEGKLGVNVHASISGKVISVSDEAVVIKGERKNG from the coding sequence ATGTTAAGTAGATTTGATTTAGGAGTGAGAGCTTTGGAAGACTTGGCTTTGATTCTGCAAGAGATGGGTGTTGTAGGAGCAGGGGGTGCAGGGTTTCCCACATATGCAAAGCTCAGGAAAGAGGGTATTAATGAGTATATTGCTAACGGTGCAGAGTGTGAGCCTCTCCTTTGGGTTACTAAAGAACTGCTGGCTAAGAAGATTTTCCAATTTCTTGAGGGGTTTAAGATACTTGTGGATTATGTTGGGGCTAAGAGGGGAGTAATAGCCCTTAAAGGTAAGTATTCATCAATAGTGAAGTTAATTAAAGACTCATTGAGTGAGCGTAATTATGCCTTTGATATTTTTGAATGTGGGGATTACTATCCAGAAGGTGATGAACATGTACTGGTTTATGAAATTCTTCGGAGACCGGTACCAGCTGCTGGTATTCCGATAATGGTGGGAGCCGTAGTAAACAATGTAGAGACTATATATAACGTGTATAGGGCTTTTGTAGAAAGAGCACCTGTAATTGATAAGTTTATAACTATTGGTGGCGATGTGAGAAATCCTGTTACTGTCAGGGTTCCTGTGGGGATTAAAGTGAAAGAGGTTCTTGATATTATTGGTATTAATTACGATGGAAAGGTTTTGATAGAAGGAGGTCCTATGACAGGTAGAGTAATATCTCCAGATGTGCCAGTTACCAAAACTACAGGGGGAATACTTATTTTTGAAAAGGGGCACCCGGCGGTTTCTCAGTTTACTGCTCCTCTTGATTATATTCTAAAAAGAGCACGTACTTGTTGCATACAATGCAGATACTGTACCGATCAATGTCCTCGTTATCTTTTAGGACATGATTTGGAGCCTCATAGAATTATGATTTCTATGGCTTTTGATATGGGAATAGAGGTTAGAAAGAGTGCTTTGTTATGTTCTGAATGTGGTGTTTGCGAAGCATACTCTTGCCCTCAACTTTTATCTCCAAGAAGAGTTAATCAATACATAAAGGCTAAGCTTATTCAGGAAGGAGTTAGGTATCCACCTAAAGCTGATATAGTTGTAAGAGAGGATAGAGAATATAGGAAGGTTCCTACTAAGAGGTTAATGATGAGGATAGGTATTTATGAATTTGATCGCTATGCTCCTCTTTTAGAGGATAGAATTGAGGCAAAGGAAGTTACCATTTTGATGAAGCAGCACATTGGGGTTCCGGCGACTCCTATTGTTTCAGTTGGGGATTATGTAGTTGAAGGTGATGTTTTAGGAAAAGTACCAGAGGGTAAGCTTGGAGTTAATGTTCATGCTAGTATATCAGGTAAAGTTATTTCTGTTTCGGATGAGGCGGTAGTGATAAAAGGGGAGAGAAAGAATGGGTAA
- a CDS encoding EutN/CcmL family microcompartment protein, with amino-acid sequence MLIAKVVGSIWATRKEESLQGYKLLIVKQIDEYQREIGEAFVAVDTIGAGVGELVIVTTGSSARKISTGEEIPVDAAVVGIVDSMDVK; translated from the coding sequence GTGTTAATAGCGAAGGTTGTTGGAAGTATCTGGGCTACTCGTAAAGAGGAAAGTCTACAGGGTTATAAGCTTCTTATCGTTAAGCAGATAGATGAGTATCAGCGTGAGATAGGGGAGGCTTTCGTTGCGGTGGACACTATAGGAGCTGGTGTAGGAGAGTTAGTTATAGTGACCACGGGAAGTTCTGCGAGAAAGATATCTACGGGCGAGGAAATACCTGTGGATGCTGCTGTTGTGGGAATAGTAGATTCTATGGATGTTAAGTAG
- the eutJ gene encoding ethanolamine utilization protein EutJ, with product MSSFSPENAESLLALMDEAIKSPLAWKGELFAGVDLGTAYVVVTVVDSNGNPVAGAYRFAEVVRDGVVVDFTGAVRIVRSLKSELEKKLGVELRKAAAAFPPGTGKAVEKVHFYVAEGAGFEVIRMIDEPTAANYVLGVKDGVIVDVGGGTTGIAVVNNGEVIYTADEPTGGTHFSLVIAGALKISFEEAEEYKKDPKNAKDVLMIVKPVVQKVASIIHRHLNGFEVECVYLVGGTACLQGIEDIISQELGLAVWKPRNPLFVTPLGIALSCLRR from the coding sequence ATGTCTTCCTTTTCTCCTGAAAATGCTGAAAGCTTATTGGCTTTAATGGATGAAGCAATAAAATCTCCATTAGCATGGAAAGGAGAGCTCTTTGCTGGTGTAGACTTAGGGACGGCTTATGTTGTGGTGACAGTAGTAGATTCTAATGGTAACCCAGTAGCTGGCGCTTATAGATTCGCTGAGGTTGTTAGAGATGGCGTTGTAGTGGACTTTACTGGAGCGGTTAGGATTGTAAGGAGTCTTAAATCGGAATTAGAAAAGAAACTTGGCGTTGAATTAAGAAAAGCTGCTGCTGCTTTTCCTCCAGGTACGGGTAAAGCGGTTGAAAAGGTTCACTTTTATGTTGCTGAGGGTGCTGGCTTTGAAGTTATAAGGATGATAGATGAACCTACGGCTGCAAATTATGTCTTGGGAGTGAAAGATGGGGTAATAGTTGATGTTGGGGGAGGCACAACGGGTATAGCTGTGGTTAATAATGGTGAGGTTATTTATACAGCTGATGAACCTACAGGGGGGACTCACTTCTCTTTAGTCATAGCTGGAGCTTTAAAGATTAGCTTTGAGGAGGCGGAAGAGTATAAAAAGGATCCAAAGAATGCAAAAGACGTACTTATGATTGTTAAGCCAGTTGTACAGAAAGTAGCGAGCATTATTCATAGACATTTAAATGGCTTTGAAGTTGAATGCGTTTATTTAGTGGGAGGAACTGCGTGTTTGCAAGGCATTGAGGATATAATATCCCAGGAGCTTGGTCTTGCTGTATGGAAGCCTAGAAATCCATTATTTGTTACTCCCTTGGGCATAGCTCTTAGCTGCCTGAGGAGGTGA